In one window of Episyrphus balteatus chromosome 3, idEpiBalt1.1, whole genome shotgun sequence DNA:
- the LOC129915792 gene encoding probable sodium/potassium/calcium exchanger CG1090 isoform X2 yields the protein MNFKLFDVFATFVSKLLNGFGIKAMRRTRRGRFWNMGLLFLIYTCISVYSQKSPENIEDIEKTNLEENFSPNPQNPPDDYTSEAPKEEYPKTTTPTAPHNRHAVPTWRPKRENCTPPAIEQFPPPLMGQYARRHGGLILHFIVAIFTFFGLAIVCDDYFVASLDRICEEMKLSPDVAGATFMAAGSSAPELATVVIGVFFAKDDIGISGVIGSAVFNIMFVISVCALCSGTVCQLNWYPLVRDCFFYCLSILVMLIIIFNDVISWMESVVMLLFYVVYCVTLVFNADIEKWALSLNLPIKLPTKEEQSALVTYKNLPDTSYTQGNQQQTSLSQEPNQQQQQQQQQQQQQPSADYQSYSDPNAGWDPNAAWGGEQSAQPVSNTRPSAPPAGGPGDDWGMSQFAQNEGQENYAYNADQPDQVVTQTEASSTKPSTGAVVGKPDAQQGDFYKSRDPKNSEPRPNPLDRPVDGGLPALISWYIVYPIHYTCQKTMPDCRTEKYRNWYPFTFFVSMVWISFYSYFMVWMITVIGFTLGIPDTVMGLTFVAAGVSVPDALSSIAVIKEGFGDMAVSNAIGSNVFDILVCLGLPWFIQTAIIKPGSHVNVISKGLAYSTLSLFSTVVFLLLSTHLNGWKLDKRLGIILMVWYLLFITLASLYELNVFGQLNPEQCTSQY from the exons GCAATGAGGAGAACAAGACGTGGTCGGTTCTGGAATATGGGACTGTTGTTCCTTATTTATACCTGCATATCGGTATACTCGCAAAAATCACCCGAAAACATCGAAGATATAGAAAAAACGAATTTAGAAGAAAATTTCTCACCAAATCCACAAAACCCACCCGATGATTATACATCTGAGGCACCAAAA gAAGAGTacccaaaaacaacaacacctACCGCCCCCCATAATCGACATGCTGTACCCACATGGAGACCGAAAAGAGAAAATTGCACCCCACCAGCTATTGAACAATTTCCACCACCTCTTATGGGTCAATACGCTAGACGTCATGGCGGCTTGATACTTCACTTTATCGTTGCGATATTTACTTTCTTTGGCTTGGCCATTGTGTGTGATGATTACTTTGTTGCAAGCTTGGATAGAATTTGTGAAG AAATGAAACTATCTCCAGATGTAGCTGGAGCTACATTCATGGCAGCTGGCAGTTCAGCTCCTGAACTCGCCACTGTCGTCATAGGAGTATTCTTTGCCAAGGACGATATCGGTATTAGCGGTGTGATTGGATCGGCAGTCTTCAACATAATGTTCGTCATATCGGTGTGTGCTTTATGCTCTGGAACTGTGTGCCAACTTAATTGGTATCCATTGGTGCGTGATTGCTTCTTTTATTGCCTCTCCATTCTCGTTATGCTGATTATCATTTTTAATGATGTTATATCTTGG aTGGAATCAGTAGTAATGTTACTCTTCTATGTTGTTTATTGTGTAACACTTGTCTTCAATGCGGACATTGAGAAGTGGGCTCTGTCCTTGAATCTTCCAATTAAACTTCCAACCAAAGAAGAACAATCAGCTTTAGTGACTTATAAGAATCTTCCCGATACATCCTATACTCAAGGAAATCAACAACAAACCAGCCTCTCACAGGAACCTAatcagcaacaacagcagcaacagcagcagcagcagcaacaaccgTCCGCTGATTATCAAAGCTATTCGGATCCGAATGCTGGATGGGATCCCAACGCTGCCTGGGGTGGGGAGCAATCGGCTCAGCCAGTGTCCAATACTAGACCATCAGCTCCACCGGCAGGTGGCCCTGGTGACGATTGGGGTATGAGTCAATTTGCACAGAACGAAGGCCAGGAGAATTATGCCTACAATGCCGATCAGCCAGACCAAGTGGTCACTCAAACAGAAGCCTCGTCGACAAAGCCGTCCACTGGAGCTGTTGTGGGAAAGCCTGATGCTCAACAAGGTGACTTTTACAAGTCCCGTGACCCCAAGAACTCTGAACCGCGACCAAATCCACTCGATCGTCCAGTGGATGGCGGGCTACCAGCTCTGATTTCATGGTACATAGTGTATCCTATTCATTATACCTGCCAGAAGACAATGCCCGATTGCCGAACTGAGAAATATCGCAATTGGTATCCATTTACGTTCTTTGTGTCAATGGTGTGGATTTCGTTTTATTCGTATTTTATGGTATGGATGATTACGGTAATTGGCTTCACCCTCGGCATCCCGGACACCGTTATGGGATTGACATTTGTTGCTGCTGGTGTTTCTGTACCCGATGCCCTAAGCTCAATAGCCGTTATCAAAGAAGGATTTGGAGACATGGCAGTTTCAAACGCGATCGGATCAAATGTCTTTGATATACTAGTGTGCTTAGGTCTTCCGTGGTTTATACAAACTGCTATAATAAAGCCTGGTTCACATGTGAATGTTATTTCGAAAG gttTGGCATATTCAACATTATCGCTATTTTCGACAGTAGTCTTTCTGCTGTTGTCAACACATTTGAATGGATGGAAATTAGATAAACGTTTGGGTATTATTCTGATGGTTTGGTATCTATTGTTTATAACACTTGCATCGCTCTATGAATTGAATGTATTTGGTCAGCTCAATCCAGAACAGTGTACAA GCCAGTACTAA
- the LOC129915792 gene encoding probable sodium/potassium/calcium exchanger CG1090 isoform X3: protein MAMRRTRRGRFWNMGLLFLIYTCISVYSQKSPENIEDIEKTNLEENFSPNPQNPPDDYTSEAPKEEYPKTTTPTAPHNRHAVPTWRPKRENCTPPAIEQFPPPLMGQYARRHGGLILHFIVAIFTFFGLAIVCDDYFVASLDRICEEMKLSPDVAGATFMAAGSSAPELATVVIGVFFAKDDIGISGVIGSAVFNIMFVISVCALCSGTVCQLNWYPLVRDCFFYCLSILVMLIIIFNDVISWMESVVMLLFYVVYCVTLVFNADIEKWALSLNLPIKLPTKEEQSALVTYKNLPDTSYTQGNQQQTSLSQEPNQQQQQQQQQQQQQPSADYQSYSDPNAGWDPNAAWGGEQSAQPVSNTRPSAPPAGGPGDDWGMSQFAQNEGQENYAYNADQPDQVVTQTEASSTKPSTGAVVGKPDAQQGDFYKSRDPKNSEPRPNPLDRPVDGGLPALISWYIVYPIHYTCQKTMPDCRTEKYRNWYPFTFFVSMVWISFYSYFMVWMITVIGFTLGIPDTVMGLTFVAAGVSVPDALSSIAVIKEGFGDMAVSNAIGSNVFDILVCLGLPWFIQTAIIKPGSHVNVISKGLAYSTLSLFSTVVFLLLSTHLNGWKLDKRLGIILMVWYLLFITLASLYELNVFGQLNPEQCTKTCPSPF, encoded by the exons atg GCAATGAGGAGAACAAGACGTGGTCGGTTCTGGAATATGGGACTGTTGTTCCTTATTTATACCTGCATATCGGTATACTCGCAAAAATCACCCGAAAACATCGAAGATATAGAAAAAACGAATTTAGAAGAAAATTTCTCACCAAATCCACAAAACCCACCCGATGATTATACATCTGAGGCACCAAAA gAAGAGTacccaaaaacaacaacacctACCGCCCCCCATAATCGACATGCTGTACCCACATGGAGACCGAAAAGAGAAAATTGCACCCCACCAGCTATTGAACAATTTCCACCACCTCTTATGGGTCAATACGCTAGACGTCATGGCGGCTTGATACTTCACTTTATCGTTGCGATATTTACTTTCTTTGGCTTGGCCATTGTGTGTGATGATTACTTTGTTGCAAGCTTGGATAGAATTTGTGAAG AAATGAAACTATCTCCAGATGTAGCTGGAGCTACATTCATGGCAGCTGGCAGTTCAGCTCCTGAACTCGCCACTGTCGTCATAGGAGTATTCTTTGCCAAGGACGATATCGGTATTAGCGGTGTGATTGGATCGGCAGTCTTCAACATAATGTTCGTCATATCGGTGTGTGCTTTATGCTCTGGAACTGTGTGCCAACTTAATTGGTATCCATTGGTGCGTGATTGCTTCTTTTATTGCCTCTCCATTCTCGTTATGCTGATTATCATTTTTAATGATGTTATATCTTGG aTGGAATCAGTAGTAATGTTACTCTTCTATGTTGTTTATTGTGTAACACTTGTCTTCAATGCGGACATTGAGAAGTGGGCTCTGTCCTTGAATCTTCCAATTAAACTTCCAACCAAAGAAGAACAATCAGCTTTAGTGACTTATAAGAATCTTCCCGATACATCCTATACTCAAGGAAATCAACAACAAACCAGCCTCTCACAGGAACCTAatcagcaacaacagcagcaacagcagcagcagcagcaacaaccgTCCGCTGATTATCAAAGCTATTCGGATCCGAATGCTGGATGGGATCCCAACGCTGCCTGGGGTGGGGAGCAATCGGCTCAGCCAGTGTCCAATACTAGACCATCAGCTCCACCGGCAGGTGGCCCTGGTGACGATTGGGGTATGAGTCAATTTGCACAGAACGAAGGCCAGGAGAATTATGCCTACAATGCCGATCAGCCAGACCAAGTGGTCACTCAAACAGAAGCCTCGTCGACAAAGCCGTCCACTGGAGCTGTTGTGGGAAAGCCTGATGCTCAACAAGGTGACTTTTACAAGTCCCGTGACCCCAAGAACTCTGAACCGCGACCAAATCCACTCGATCGTCCAGTGGATGGCGGGCTACCAGCTCTGATTTCATGGTACATAGTGTATCCTATTCATTATACCTGCCAGAAGACAATGCCCGATTGCCGAACTGAGAAATATCGCAATTGGTATCCATTTACGTTCTTTGTGTCAATGGTGTGGATTTCGTTTTATTCGTATTTTATGGTATGGATGATTACGGTAATTGGCTTCACCCTCGGCATCCCGGACACCGTTATGGGATTGACATTTGTTGCTGCTGGTGTTTCTGTACCCGATGCCCTAAGCTCAATAGCCGTTATCAAAGAAGGATTTGGAGACATGGCAGTTTCAAACGCGATCGGATCAAATGTCTTTGATATACTAGTGTGCTTAGGTCTTCCGTGGTTTATACAAACTGCTATAATAAAGCCTGGTTCACATGTGAATGTTATTTCGAAAG gttTGGCATATTCAACATTATCGCTATTTTCGACAGTAGTCTTTCTGCTGTTGTCAACACATTTGAATGGATGGAAATTAGATAAACGTTTGGGTATTATTCTGATGGTTTGGTATCTATTGTTTATAACACTTGCATCGCTCTATGAATTGAATGTATTTGGTCAGCTCAATCCAGAACAGTGTACAA AAACATGCCCTTCGCCATTTTGA
- the LOC129915792 gene encoding probable sodium/potassium/calcium exchanger CG1090 isoform X1, whose amino-acid sequence MNFKLFDVFATFVSKLLNGFGIKAMRRTRRGRFWNMGLLFLIYTCISVYSQKSPENIEDIEKTNLEENFSPNPQNPPDDYTSEAPKEEYPKTTTPTAPHNRHAVPTWRPKRENCTPPAIEQFPPPLMGQYARRHGGLILHFIVAIFTFFGLAIVCDDYFVASLDRICEEMKLSPDVAGATFMAAGSSAPELATVVIGVFFAKDDIGISGVIGSAVFNIMFVISVCALCSGTVCQLNWYPLVRDCFFYCLSILVMLIIIFNDVISWMESVVMLLFYVVYCVTLVFNADIEKWALSLNLPIKLPTKEEQSALVTYKNLPDTSYTQGNQQQTSLSQEPNQQQQQQQQQQQQQPSADYQSYSDPNAGWDPNAAWGGEQSAQPVSNTRPSAPPAGGPGDDWGMSQFAQNEGQENYAYNADQPDQVVTQTEASSTKPSTGAVVGKPDAQQGDFYKSRDPKNSEPRPNPLDRPVDGGLPALISWYIVYPIHYTCQKTMPDCRTEKYRNWYPFTFFVSMVWISFYSYFMVWMITVIGFTLGIPDTVMGLTFVAAGVSVPDALSSIAVIKEGFGDMAVSNAIGSNVFDILVCLGLPWFIQTAIIKPGSHVNVISKGLAYSTLSLFSTVVFLLLSTHLNGWKLDKRLGIILMVWYLLFITLASLYELNVFGQLNPEQCTKTCPSPF is encoded by the exons GCAATGAGGAGAACAAGACGTGGTCGGTTCTGGAATATGGGACTGTTGTTCCTTATTTATACCTGCATATCGGTATACTCGCAAAAATCACCCGAAAACATCGAAGATATAGAAAAAACGAATTTAGAAGAAAATTTCTCACCAAATCCACAAAACCCACCCGATGATTATACATCTGAGGCACCAAAA gAAGAGTacccaaaaacaacaacacctACCGCCCCCCATAATCGACATGCTGTACCCACATGGAGACCGAAAAGAGAAAATTGCACCCCACCAGCTATTGAACAATTTCCACCACCTCTTATGGGTCAATACGCTAGACGTCATGGCGGCTTGATACTTCACTTTATCGTTGCGATATTTACTTTCTTTGGCTTGGCCATTGTGTGTGATGATTACTTTGTTGCAAGCTTGGATAGAATTTGTGAAG AAATGAAACTATCTCCAGATGTAGCTGGAGCTACATTCATGGCAGCTGGCAGTTCAGCTCCTGAACTCGCCACTGTCGTCATAGGAGTATTCTTTGCCAAGGACGATATCGGTATTAGCGGTGTGATTGGATCGGCAGTCTTCAACATAATGTTCGTCATATCGGTGTGTGCTTTATGCTCTGGAACTGTGTGCCAACTTAATTGGTATCCATTGGTGCGTGATTGCTTCTTTTATTGCCTCTCCATTCTCGTTATGCTGATTATCATTTTTAATGATGTTATATCTTGG aTGGAATCAGTAGTAATGTTACTCTTCTATGTTGTTTATTGTGTAACACTTGTCTTCAATGCGGACATTGAGAAGTGGGCTCTGTCCTTGAATCTTCCAATTAAACTTCCAACCAAAGAAGAACAATCAGCTTTAGTGACTTATAAGAATCTTCCCGATACATCCTATACTCAAGGAAATCAACAACAAACCAGCCTCTCACAGGAACCTAatcagcaacaacagcagcaacagcagcagcagcagcaacaaccgTCCGCTGATTATCAAAGCTATTCGGATCCGAATGCTGGATGGGATCCCAACGCTGCCTGGGGTGGGGAGCAATCGGCTCAGCCAGTGTCCAATACTAGACCATCAGCTCCACCGGCAGGTGGCCCTGGTGACGATTGGGGTATGAGTCAATTTGCACAGAACGAAGGCCAGGAGAATTATGCCTACAATGCCGATCAGCCAGACCAAGTGGTCACTCAAACAGAAGCCTCGTCGACAAAGCCGTCCACTGGAGCTGTTGTGGGAAAGCCTGATGCTCAACAAGGTGACTTTTACAAGTCCCGTGACCCCAAGAACTCTGAACCGCGACCAAATCCACTCGATCGTCCAGTGGATGGCGGGCTACCAGCTCTGATTTCATGGTACATAGTGTATCCTATTCATTATACCTGCCAGAAGACAATGCCCGATTGCCGAACTGAGAAATATCGCAATTGGTATCCATTTACGTTCTTTGTGTCAATGGTGTGGATTTCGTTTTATTCGTATTTTATGGTATGGATGATTACGGTAATTGGCTTCACCCTCGGCATCCCGGACACCGTTATGGGATTGACATTTGTTGCTGCTGGTGTTTCTGTACCCGATGCCCTAAGCTCAATAGCCGTTATCAAAGAAGGATTTGGAGACATGGCAGTTTCAAACGCGATCGGATCAAATGTCTTTGATATACTAGTGTGCTTAGGTCTTCCGTGGTTTATACAAACTGCTATAATAAAGCCTGGTTCACATGTGAATGTTATTTCGAAAG gttTGGCATATTCAACATTATCGCTATTTTCGACAGTAGTCTTTCTGCTGTTGTCAACACATTTGAATGGATGGAAATTAGATAAACGTTTGGGTATTATTCTGATGGTTTGGTATCTATTGTTTATAACACTTGCATCGCTCTATGAATTGAATGTATTTGGTCAGCTCAATCCAGAACAGTGTACAA AAACATGCCCTTCGCCATTTTGA
- the LOC129915792 gene encoding probable sodium/potassium/calcium exchanger CG1090 isoform X4, whose amino-acid sequence MRRTRRGRFWNMGLLFLIYTCISVYSQKSPENIEDIEKTNLEENFSPNPQNPPDDYTSEAPKEEYPKTTTPTAPHNRHAVPTWRPKRENCTPPAIEQFPPPLMGQYARRHGGLILHFIVAIFTFFGLAIVCDDYFVASLDRICEEMKLSPDVAGATFMAAGSSAPELATVVIGVFFAKDDIGISGVIGSAVFNIMFVISVCALCSGTVCQLNWYPLVRDCFFYCLSILVMLIIIFNDVISWMESVVMLLFYVVYCVTLVFNADIEKWALSLNLPIKLPTKEEQSALVTYKNLPDTSYTQGNQQQTSLSQEPNQQQQQQQQQQQQQPSADYQSYSDPNAGWDPNAAWGGEQSAQPVSNTRPSAPPAGGPGDDWGMSQFAQNEGQENYAYNADQPDQVVTQTEASSTKPSTGAVVGKPDAQQGDFYKSRDPKNSEPRPNPLDRPVDGGLPALISWYIVYPIHYTCQKTMPDCRTEKYRNWYPFTFFVSMVWISFYSYFMVWMITVIGFTLGIPDTVMGLTFVAAGVSVPDALSSIAVIKEGFGDMAVSNAIGSNVFDILVCLGLPWFIQTAIIKPGSHVNVISKGLAYSTLSLFSTVVFLLLSTHLNGWKLDKRLGIILMVWYLLFITLASLYELNVFGQLNPEQCTKTCPSPF is encoded by the exons ATGAGGAGAACAAGACGTGGTCGGTTCTGGAATATGGGACTGTTGTTCCTTATTTATACCTGCATATCGGTATACTCGCAAAAATCACCCGAAAACATCGAAGATATAGAAAAAACGAATTTAGAAGAAAATTTCTCACCAAATCCACAAAACCCACCCGATGATTATACATCTGAGGCACCAAAA gAAGAGTacccaaaaacaacaacacctACCGCCCCCCATAATCGACATGCTGTACCCACATGGAGACCGAAAAGAGAAAATTGCACCCCACCAGCTATTGAACAATTTCCACCACCTCTTATGGGTCAATACGCTAGACGTCATGGCGGCTTGATACTTCACTTTATCGTTGCGATATTTACTTTCTTTGGCTTGGCCATTGTGTGTGATGATTACTTTGTTGCAAGCTTGGATAGAATTTGTGAAG AAATGAAACTATCTCCAGATGTAGCTGGAGCTACATTCATGGCAGCTGGCAGTTCAGCTCCTGAACTCGCCACTGTCGTCATAGGAGTATTCTTTGCCAAGGACGATATCGGTATTAGCGGTGTGATTGGATCGGCAGTCTTCAACATAATGTTCGTCATATCGGTGTGTGCTTTATGCTCTGGAACTGTGTGCCAACTTAATTGGTATCCATTGGTGCGTGATTGCTTCTTTTATTGCCTCTCCATTCTCGTTATGCTGATTATCATTTTTAATGATGTTATATCTTGG aTGGAATCAGTAGTAATGTTACTCTTCTATGTTGTTTATTGTGTAACACTTGTCTTCAATGCGGACATTGAGAAGTGGGCTCTGTCCTTGAATCTTCCAATTAAACTTCCAACCAAAGAAGAACAATCAGCTTTAGTGACTTATAAGAATCTTCCCGATACATCCTATACTCAAGGAAATCAACAACAAACCAGCCTCTCACAGGAACCTAatcagcaacaacagcagcaacagcagcagcagcagcaacaaccgTCCGCTGATTATCAAAGCTATTCGGATCCGAATGCTGGATGGGATCCCAACGCTGCCTGGGGTGGGGAGCAATCGGCTCAGCCAGTGTCCAATACTAGACCATCAGCTCCACCGGCAGGTGGCCCTGGTGACGATTGGGGTATGAGTCAATTTGCACAGAACGAAGGCCAGGAGAATTATGCCTACAATGCCGATCAGCCAGACCAAGTGGTCACTCAAACAGAAGCCTCGTCGACAAAGCCGTCCACTGGAGCTGTTGTGGGAAAGCCTGATGCTCAACAAGGTGACTTTTACAAGTCCCGTGACCCCAAGAACTCTGAACCGCGACCAAATCCACTCGATCGTCCAGTGGATGGCGGGCTACCAGCTCTGATTTCATGGTACATAGTGTATCCTATTCATTATACCTGCCAGAAGACAATGCCCGATTGCCGAACTGAGAAATATCGCAATTGGTATCCATTTACGTTCTTTGTGTCAATGGTGTGGATTTCGTTTTATTCGTATTTTATGGTATGGATGATTACGGTAATTGGCTTCACCCTCGGCATCCCGGACACCGTTATGGGATTGACATTTGTTGCTGCTGGTGTTTCTGTACCCGATGCCCTAAGCTCAATAGCCGTTATCAAAGAAGGATTTGGAGACATGGCAGTTTCAAACGCGATCGGATCAAATGTCTTTGATATACTAGTGTGCTTAGGTCTTCCGTGGTTTATACAAACTGCTATAATAAAGCCTGGTTCACATGTGAATGTTATTTCGAAAG gttTGGCATATTCAACATTATCGCTATTTTCGACAGTAGTCTTTCTGCTGTTGTCAACACATTTGAATGGATGGAAATTAGATAAACGTTTGGGTATTATTCTGATGGTTTGGTATCTATTGTTTATAACACTTGCATCGCTCTATGAATTGAATGTATTTGGTCAGCTCAATCCAGAACAGTGTACAA AAACATGCCCTTCGCCATTTTGA